The genomic region GTAAATTCATGTCAACAAATATCGCCACAAATATAAGGCTTCCCGAAGAAGTCCTGAAAGCCCTGAAATACAGGGCGATTGAGGAAAAAAAGAGCGTGAACCAGATTATTCGCGAGGCGGTGGAAAAATTTCTCGCGAGTGTGGTTGAAACAAAAAAGTATAAAAATGACCCGTTGGAAAATATTATCGGCATAGCGGAATCAGGGATCAGGGACGGTTCCAGAAATCATGATTACTATTTGTATAAGAAAAAAAGATGAAAATATTTATGGACACGGGAGCTTTTGTGGCGCTTACGGACGCGAGCGATGAAAATCACACGAAGGCGAAAAATTTTTATAAAGATGCCGCCGCGAAGGGCGTAAAATTTGTGACAACAAATTTTGTCCTCTGTGAAACAATGAATTACCTGAATGCGAGAATATCCCATAATGTTTCCATTATATTCAGAGATAACATTAAGAAAAGCAGCGCGGTCGAAATTATCAATATAACTCCGTTA from bacterium harbors:
- a CDS encoding CopG family transcriptional regulator, with translation MSTNIATNIRLPEEVLKALKYRAIEEKKSVNQIIREAVEKFLASVVETKKYKNDPLENIIGIAESGIRDGSRNHDYYLYKKKR
- a CDS encoding PIN domain-containing protein, which translates into the protein MKIFMDTGAFVALTDASDENHTKAKNFYKDAAAKGVKFVTTNFVLCETMNYLNARISHNVSIIFRDNIKKSSAVEIINITPLIEDAAFNIFKQYKDKDFSFTDCTSFHVMRYLKINKVTGQLPVEIR